In Ptychodera flava strain L36383 chromosome 17, AS_Pfla_20210202, whole genome shotgun sequence, one genomic interval encodes:
- the LOC139116354 gene encoding BTB and MATH domain-containing protein 42-like, whose amino-acid sequence MLRSLNIRRTCGTVIAKYITKSYSKSVDGKAVTPDTWIYVGDACYKVHRDVICEHGEYFKALFSFEGYSESEPKEIELCGRTPTSNALATFLDFIYKRTFSCCDNGVLEFLLAADFLQVTKSFMDALSRSVNKENWGAILEIAVTFESKRLEDAVYKFVETNHSHIQKTKTYKQLKGRHKKLQQILQSCGQSRTDHEAESVIKHYTMGLCRNQQQISTETICFFC is encoded by the exons ATGTTGAGGTCCTTGAATATTAGACGTACATGTGGCACCGTAATTGCAAAG TATATCACCAAAAGCTACTCCAAGTCAGTCGATGGCAAAGCAGTTACGCCTGACACGTGGATTTACGTCGGCGACGCGTGCTACAAGGTGCACCGAGATGTGATCTGCGAACACGGTGAATATTTCAAGGCCTTGTTTTCTTTCGAGGGCTACAGCGAAAGCGAGCCAAAGGAAATCGAGCTCTGCGGCCGTACCCCTACTTCCAATGCCTTAGCCACATTTTTGGACTTTATCTACAAGAGGACTTTTTCATGTTGCGACAATGGAGTTTTGGAATTTCTCCTGGCCGCAGACTTCCTTCAGGTAACCAAGTCATTCATGGACGCCCTGAGTAGGAGTGTTAATAAGGAAAACTGGGGAGCCATCTTGGAGATCGCAGTCACCTTCGAGTCGAAGAGACTAGAAGATGCTGTCTACAAGTTCGTGGAGACCAATCACAGTCACATCCAGAAAACCAAAACTTACAAGCAGCTAAAAGGGAGACACAAGAAACTGCAACAGATCCTTCAGTCTTGCGGACAGAGCAGAACCGATCATGAGGCTGAAAGCGTCATCAAACACTACACAATGGGATTGTGCAGAAATCAACAACAAATCAGTACGGAGACGATATGTTTCTTCTGCTAG